One genomic segment of Penaeus chinensis breed Huanghai No. 1 chromosome 24, ASM1920278v2, whole genome shotgun sequence includes these proteins:
- the LOC125038198 gene encoding uncharacterized PE-PGRS family protein PE_PGRS10-like, producing MRVGIVMLALAGMCSAAPTYQDFQNKLPHVAPGQTFNFQSSSSTSNSASSSNQESSSTSFSSSSSGVNFDTSSSNSASSSSDSSSSNSFSGSLTGGAGGIGSHSAGTLGTSAGGSTGALAGSSAGTSAGALAGASADGQAASVAFGSDGLGAAGAQGVASSTGFQDGVQGGAVGFQGSSGSIHGAALGVQGSSTGSHGGAVGIQGSSAGTHGSGFQSGAQDSTGVVQFDSQVSSGGFGGQDSAVAFGASGADGVGAEGGAVAFGSGSGDAAAQESSEGFGNSGREPSDVIAQSYGLPN from the exons a TGCGCGTGGGAATCGTGATGCTCGCCCTGGCCGGGATGTGCTCTGCCGCCCCCACCTACCAGGACTTCCAGAACAAGTTGCCCCACGTCGCGCCGGGGCAGACCTTCAACTTCCAGTCCAGCTCGTCCACGTCCAACTCCGCCTCGTCCTCCAACCAGGAGTCGTCCTCCACCAgtttctcgtcctcgtcctccggGGTGAACTTCGACACGTCCTCCTCCAACTCGGCTTCGTCTTCGTCAGATAGTTCTTCGTCGAATTCCTTCTCTGG ATCTCTCACTGGCGGCGCCGGAGGGATCGGGTCTCACTCTGCTGGAACCCTAGGAACTTCTGCTGGCGGCTCTACAGGTGCTCTTGCTGGCTCCTCTGCTGGCACCTCTGCTGGCGCTCTTGCTGGCGCCTCTGCTGATGGCCAAGCCGCTTCTGTTGCCTTTGGATCCGACGGTCTTGGCGCCGCTGGGGCTCAGGGCGTCGCATCTTCAACAGGCTTCCAGGATGGCGTCCAAGGAGGCGCGGTCGGCTTCCAGGGATCCTCTGGGAGCATTCACGGGGCAGCTCTTGGTGTTCAGGGGTCTTCCACTGGCTCTCACGGCGGTGCGGTCGGCATCCAGGGCTCCTCTGCTGGCACCCACGGAAGCGGCTTCCAGTCTGGCGCTCAAGACTCCACGGGCGTAGTCCAGTTTGACTCTCAGGTGTCTTCGGGAGGCTTCGGCGGTCAGGACTCCGCAGTCGCCTTCGGAGCCAGTGGCGCTGACGGCGTCGGAGCTGAGGGCGGCGCCGTGGCCTTCGGTTCGGGGAGCGGAGACGCCGCCGCCCAAGAGTCCTCGGAAGGGTTCGGAAACAGCGGCCGCGAACCCAGTGACGTCATCGCGCAGAGCTACGGCCTCCCCAACTAA